In Rhinolophus ferrumequinum isolate MPI-CBG mRhiFer1 chromosome 3, mRhiFer1_v1.p, whole genome shotgun sequence, the DNA window AATGCAGGGCAGCAGTGTCTGTGTAGTCTCAGTATTTGAGGAAAGAGACTCTACACTCCTGACTCTGAGTGGAGGGCTTGAGGAGGCAAAGTCTTCCTATTTGCGTCAAGGTGACTGAATGACCACAGACATGCAGTCTTCAAGTTTCACTGATTTACGGTCTTACAGTAACTTGAATGGGATTCAGAGGCTTGCGTCGACAATGGACTGTATTTATGAGAAtgtaaagagggaaaataatagtATTGAGACACCATTTATTTCAGACATAGAAGTAATATCTTTAGTCCTCACTCTTCCTAACAGCCCTACGTGCAGGTATCATGACTTTCTTTTTACAGTTATGATATAGGTAGTCTAAATAACCGGCCCAAGCGGGTAATGGGCACAGTTTAATTGGAATTTAATTGATCTAATTGGGAGCCTGTGCTCTTTCTATGAACCAGATGCTCCTTTCTAGGACTGGGGAGGTTGGGTCCCTTCTAACCACGCGGAGTGAGAGAACCTCACACTGCAGTTGGTTCACTTGGAAACTCAGAGTAAAACCAGGCATGGGAAGGAAGGCACTTTGCCCAGGGTCCAAAGAGAAATTTCTTGTCAGGAAGAGGGCAAGCCTAATTCCAGACCTTTCTCGTCATTCCCTAACTCTCATGCACGTGCGCATACTTGTTTGTCTCTGAGGTTCCCGAGAGTGCTATGGAAAATGGGATTTCATGGGAGAACGCGCTGATCCCTCTAAGTACAGGGATGGAGGTACAATCACCCGACCGCCGCCTTCAGCCCGTTCTCGGGCTCAGGCAGGTCCCAGGGCCTGTCCCTGGACACAGGCTGTCCTCCGCGCCCTCCCTCCATGCAGGCAGCTCTGGAAGCCCTCAGAGCGGCGGGCAGGCCCGGGCACAGCGGCCTGAGGGTCCCGGTTCGGAGCGGGTTGGGCGGGAGCCGGAGGTCGCCGCCGGGGTCAGGCGTATCTGCCCCAAGTGGCCACGACCCCGACGCCGGCGGGCCAGCGGCGGCCGAGGGCTGTGGGCGGCGTCCTGACGGAGCGGCGCTGATTCCCCGCAGAGGATATCGTGCTCCAGTTTAAGTGCCGGTGCTACTTCACCAACGGGACGCAGCGGGTGCGGTATGTGACCAGATTCGTCTACAACCGGGAGGAGTTCGCGCGCTACGACAGCGACGTGGGGGAGTACCGCGCGGTGACCGAGCGGGGGCGGCCGGACGCCGAGTACTGGAACAGCCAGAAGGACGTCCTGGAGCAGACGCGGGCGGAGCTGGACACCGTGTGCAGACACAACTACGAGTTGGAGACCTTCCCGATCCTGAAGCGGCGAGGTGAGCGCGGTCCGCCGCCGTCCGCGGGGCAGCGCGGGGAGGGGACGCCCCTCGCGCCGAGTCCCGGGCGCACGGAGGGGACAGGGAGGCGGGGCGTGCGCGGCGCGGGGCGGGGACCGAGGACGGAGCCGCGGGAGGGGCGTCCGCCGCCCTCGGAAGTGCGGGCGGGGGCGGCCGGACCTGCCTGTGGGGCCCCCTACTCTTTCCGCTAACTGCACCCCGCCCGGGCCTTCGCTGTGCCCGCCTGCGCGTCCCTCACCGTCCCCAGGCGGTGCCCCGCGCCCGGCGAGGCCCCCACCCCGGCCCGCGGCGCCGGCGGGAGCCCCCAGccgggcccagctcagctcccgTCACCGCGACGCCGAGGGGCCCGCCGGCCGGGCGGTTAGGGCTGCAACCCACCTCGCACACGTGGTGATGTGGTGGAGTCGTGCCATGTTATACTTTGACGTTTTGGTTTCAAATTATTATTCACCTCAATGCTGTTTACTTCATTGGCTGTCACTAGTCCTGGGCCTCTTTGAGGCGACAGACTGTCATTGTCGTTGTGTGCCTGGTACCTGACACGTGACTGACACAGACTAAACCCTGTGAAGTGAATGAGTAAGTGTACTCAGCTACCCATCCGCTAAGACTCAACAGAAAACAGAAGGGGAAGTAGAGCCTCAAAAACTGACCTTATTATTTTGTACCCTTTTTGCTTAATGCATTAAAGTAAACTCTTCCTGACTTAGATCTTAATAATTTAGAACTTGTGAATGCAAAGTCTGAGGAAAAAAGtgtttgctaaaaataaaaacaacatttgaATAGTGTAAGGcagaatttaaatttcttaaagaagCTCAACAAATGGCACAATAGAGCTGAAGTTTTGGAATAACAAACTGATGatattaaattattgaataaaaaacttttcagatttcttttgacCTAGACCCTGCCTGTCCTCttccccctcccgcctccctccaACATCACCGTCCACTTCAGGGGTagatattttgaaagttaattaTATCCACTTAATGGGCATGTATTTTTAGACAACTTACAATACCAACACCACCTATTTTATGCTATTTAATTTCACACCTACTTGTGTGTGAGGAATTAGCATCACCACTTTAATAAGCTGATATTGGCACATAAAAAACACTTTAGGTAATTAGCCAACAGTTCTTCACCAGGTCCTGACGCCTCCCCAGAGTACACAGCACTCATTGGGTTCTATGGTACAAGTATGTGCTACACGTATATAATGGCAGCAAAGCCTCATTAAAGGCAGTTACATACAAGCAGAAGCAGCAATGAGTCTGTTCTTGCCTATTCTCAGCGTTGGTGGGACAAAATGATACTTTCAGTGTATTGAAAATTCATCGGTTAATCCTTAGTCTGACGCCAGCGTTATCTATGCATGTTTACATAACCTCTAGCTTACATTCACACTCTCTTGCCTTCTAAACCACATCCTAATGCCACTAAGTACTTATAtttttgctgtttcaggactttttcataaaaaatattctaacatttTTCTCCTGAACTTGTGCCCTCTATTTTTACCCCCAATCTGTCTCAGATGACAGATTTTATAAGTCCATATAGCTGACCATGATTTCAGCCAGTCTCCAGGGAGAAGAATCTGAACAAGAATTAAAGTATAAGCTGAAAGCACGACTCCTTCCAGATGATGGCTCGTGAGTTGGGGTGCTGAGACTTGACCTCCAAGTCCCACTGAGGCTTCCATGTTCACATTACATTCTCATTAACCCAGATATTAACCCATAATATGAAACCCATGATTTAATATGGGGTATTAAATCCATTGGATTCTTGCAATGAATAACCAACCTCTGCAAGAATCTCAGGATATTTTCTACAGAGAACATACATGATAATAATGTCTGATTTCAGAACAAGGAAGTAATTCTGAATAGTAAGGGGATAGACAAGGGTAGGCAAACTCACttgaatgttaaaagaaaattagggggaaaaaggaaaataagagaacaTAACATATtatcatataaataaaacacGCATGAAATATTTACCATAGTTTCACACTATGGGAATAATGGAGATGCAGTAAAATGGTTGCAGAGAGAAAAGGTAAGATGTGTAAACAGGTATGGAGAGATGTGTCGTACTTGACCATGAGTAGAAATTTGAGAAGATAAAGGAATCCAGAGATGGACAAACATGATGTTTTATCAGTGTTACTTGTTTTCAAggttccctttcttttcctcccaaaaTTACAAACTTTTGAAATAAcattctgttgtttttttgtgtgttttttgtctCTGTTACTAGATTGCAGGTTCTGTAAGGGCAGGGACCATGGTCTGTTGTTTATCTTTCTATTCTCAGTGCTTGTTAAACTTacatttgttgaatcaatgaataaatgaatcaacaaGTGAATAAAATATAGGTGGCACATATGATGTAGAGATGAAagtttatgtatttaataatataaaccTTTATGGGGAGTTTACCACAGAATGGCGTCTGAGTTAAGGTTAGGCCAAGAGCTGAGAGAGATGCTTTGTTGATGGGCAACATGTAAGAAGTGCTCTTACTCTCAAATTCCGTTAGTAAAATACAGAATATAGCCTGTGTGACAAGTATCGCTTTGAAGGATGTGATGGTCACAGTTGTCATACTTTATTGGACACAGAAATGTCTCTGCATTCTTAATTCTCAGTCCCTGTTACTGTTCGTGGGGCCGTGACTAGTGCTGATGGTCTCATGGGCAGCAGGAGACTCCAAACTGATGTACTTTCTCTACCGTGAGGAGCACTGGGACTAACAGAGAACAGTGTCACTGCCCTAGAGTGACTCCCTAGAGCTCATCCTGACTGTCACCTTCAGTAGGTGTCGGGGGAAAGAAGTCcaggtttatatttattttttaaagttttgtgaattaaatttaaaaaattttcatgtataatatagcgatttataattttaaaatgtttcatttttatctattaGTATCAAAAGAATAACTTCCATAGAAGGACTACTATTGtttcttaaaactgaaaagtTAACTGACTAATGTGTTCATTCAAGCTGATAAAGTAGCCCAGCTCGGATCCTAATCTAAGAGTTGGAATCAGGGGATCTTCCCACTCTGGTTCCAAGGAGGACTCCGCCCCACGGGGAGGCTTGCTGTGTGGGCTCACATCTCACTATGTCCTCTCCTGTCTGTTACTCCCCTACAGTGGAACCTACAGTGACCATCTCTCCATCCAAGACAGAGGTGCTAAACCACCACAACCTGCTGGTCTGCTCGGTGACAGATTTCTATCCAGGCCACATCAAAGTCCGGTGGTTCCGGAACGACCAGGAGGAGACAGCCGGCATCGTGTCCACCCCCCTTATTAGGAATGGGGACTGGACGTTCCAGATCCTGGTGATGCTGGAAACGACTCTGCAGCGAGGAGATGTCTACACCTGCCACGTGGAGCACGTCAGCCGGCAGAGCCCCATCACAGTGGAGTGGCGTAAGGGGCAGTTTGTTTCCTTTCACTGTGGGCCCCACAAGACAGAGGACAAACAGAACTTCCCCTGGCCCATCTTATCCCTTCCCTTATCCCTGGTGTCACTACTGATCTGGAAATTCCAGGAGACTAGAGTGCCTCTTGTGCCATGGCAGGGACATCAGAAGAAGCATGACCTCATTGCCTTTCCAGGTGCTAGGAGGTCACACCATACACCATGGCCCCAGAACCAGCCTGGTAGCTCTGAGGCATTGACTGTTACAGCCTTAGGGTCTAAGGTTAGGGATGTGTCCTGAGGAGCAGGGATCTGCCTCCCCCCTTCTCTCACCCACCCAACACTGTCCAAGGATCTGTGGTCTGGTCGTCCCCTAGGGGTGCTCAGAATGGAGAACTGGGTTCCCCTGGCACCTCCCCCTCCTGTACCAAAGGGACACCGCGGGTGTGGGGACAAAGGCTGACACTCGGGCTCTGCTCTCCAGGGGCACAGTCTGAATCTGCCCAGAGCAAGATGCTGAGCGGTCTCGGGGGCTTCGTGCTGGGGCTGCTCTTCCTCGGGCTGGGCCTTATCATCCGTCACCGGAGACAGAAGGGTAAGGAGCTCTGGGGACATGGGGACGGTGAGCTGTGATGGAAACTCTGTTCAGGGAGGTCTCTGCTTGCAGGGGTGACTCTTACCTCCTGAccctgagaggaaggaaggaggctggGTGGGTTGTGGTGGGAGACACTGGACTCTGATTTTACGGGTTGAAAGGTCATCCTACCACAGAGGTGACAGGTGCAGTGTATTCTAGGACTTCCTTACTGGTCATTGTTATCTCACTGGCTCCTTTCTGAAAGTTTCTTCTTTTCAGAGGGTCAGACCATTGTCTTCTCTTCCTTCTAGTGATAGTTTCATTCATtaggcggtggtggtggtggggagtggggcatTAGCTTAGAGCAGTGAAGGCCTTGTGGTTGATGGGCAGTGAGGAAATAGATTTCCAGTTAAGTTGCATATCTCATGTCCCTTTGGGGTGAGTGagggcctggctgtttgtgtaatGAGACCTTTCTCTGTGTAACTTCCTTCTGTAGGTCTTCGTGGGCCCCTGCCAGGTACTATTTCTGCTCTATtcattgggggaggggtgactGGTAAAGAGGGGAGGGTGTGAGGTGAGTGTCCCTGGGCACAGTGGCCTGGTTCATGGCCTGTTCCCTGCCACGGGATCGAGAGCTGGAGGAGCAGTTTGCCCAGTGTCCTTAGGAAACCCCAGGGGTTGTTGTCCAGAACCAGGCCATAACTTCGGTGGCATCTTTCTGTGAAACTTGGAGCCAGAGCCCATCTTGGGTGTTAGAGACCAGGGTGATGCCCACTTCATGCCACATATTGGTGCTACTGCCTGTGGATATTTATAAGTGAAGGAAAGAGGCTACTAGTGATGGAAGGAAGGTGGCTATCTTCTAATTTACTAAAAAGAGTGAAATCACATTCCGCAGAAGTGTAACAGCTGCTCCCTGGCCTCCCACATCTGCGTGGAGCTGACGTGCCGTGTCCCCTTTATCTGGTTTCCCCTTTACACTGACATGGGGGAGGCAATGACGACATGCCCTGGACCTCAGCCGTCTCTGTCTGATGCTGCAGGgccaggggagggaagaggacgTCCCTCAGGGTGCCCCGTGCCGATCACTCTCTCTGCAGGGCTCCTGCGCTGACTCCTGAGGACACTTTGACTGGCCTTGGTCTCCTGTCTTCTGAAATGCCTGCCTGTCCTTGCCCAGAATCCCCAGCTGCCTGTCAGCCTGTCCCTCTGACATCAGAGTCCTACAGTGACGCTGATGGAGTCAGGTCACCTCCTGTGAGCCCACCCCAAGGATCTGACTGCCATGCTGCTTCCTGCACTGACCCCGGGAGGCTCGCCTATGCTCAGGCCCCAAGgcgtttttctgtttcttttctccccccacGGACTGTTCAAGAGAAGCACATCAAAACCGTTTACCTGTCTATACAGCTTTTATCATAATTAAACATATTATGAGTTCTCTGTCTCCTGAACCTCCTTAAATGAGCAGAGGTAGGAAAGCAATGCAGAATGAAACGAATATATTTTGAGATGACCCAACCAACCTGGGACCAGAAGGAGGGTTGTTCCTTGAAAGGAAACTAGAAGCATCTTGGGGTGCCATGTAAGGGTGgaaagaggagacagaaaatcAATCGTAGCATCCTTCCGGGTTCTTTAGTATTGATGTTGAGTGCAGTGGCGCCAGGATATGCCACCTCTCGTCCAGTCTGTTGAGAATGTAAGTAAGGATAGTGGAATTGTTTGCAGGCCGATATAGTGGCCCCCAGTCGCTAATGTTTCAAATATATCCTGGCAAATCACGTTGATTGaggtcaatttttatttttgagaaagcATAACCAgcaataaaagtattatttttggtTTCAGATGGTAGAAAtccaacacaaatttattttgttgGGGTCAAGTTGATTTCAGAAATGACTAAGTCCATATATTCAGTGAgatctctttcttctctgttttacCCTCATCTGTGCAccttcctgtctttctctgttgtcGCCtccagcacaacacaggcagtgagggtgtgagaaggggcagctttgggttaagttttaagaaagaaacatacagagacttaatgcagttaaatctcagaaggccaggggtctcacagtCATGAAAGACGAGCCCAGAACAAAGCCAACTagaggtttttattgataaatatacaagggagtagcagtgtttttctggcacggtctgtgagactcacttatcacgttatagaaacaacccaaaccaattacgttgatcttcaaacagccgaagcagaaagtccttgaggtgaggtatgcaactcttttaagggacatatatcacatgttgaaattgtttcacagagctgagcagagagagcttaatcttatcacttgtggcgtgccagccgccacaaatcgaacagtacctgaatgggggagtgggaatgaaaaaagacactcacacaaatgatgatgcggccggtctccagtgatgctgaagcaccgagtttactttcctttaccaatttataccatctgtgtacgtgcagcttaacaatcacgagtgtgcattacctcattgagagtaaaattttcaacttttacatataaactacagaatcactgaaacttccccaaagtcattttctcatgacaaagcccaccaattaccctgataatcatcagtgatctgtgtccggaaactggccattcccacctcattcctcagcagcttgtaagcaccctccaggtgcaggcagagacaatgccttaggagctaaaACTGCAAGcaagtctgcaaggcttcagaataacaagaaatcatggctccccacaatcactctcaagacttttttcccaattaggtgagagggaaaagtcagagccagcagccgcttttcccaggcagggggaaggggagacaaagctccttcccaaatctttctaaggcagctcatcggGGGACTCCACAGGGTtccacctggcttgagttgtccccacccccctacccctccacccccgtggggaatcttactcatcattggctgcaaaccctcctttggagactaaatagagagaaatacACAGTCCCAGAGaagcacagtctcacagactctactttccttaaggaaagacatgggggaaCAGTCtgttaggctgctgtgtgacaacaaatTGTGTCTCTCTTTGTCCCTGTATGTTTCTATCAGTGCGTTTCTCTGactctttctgtctcccttgCTGGGTCTCTCACTGCATCACTGCTTCTCCgtctctcatttttctctatctGCACTTTCCCCCCTATTTACCTGCATCTCTCTACCcatctgtgtttctttttgcatctatgttctgCATTTCTTTCTCATCACCTCACATTTAATcccatctctgtttctctccGTGTGTAtatgtttctctgtgtgtgtctgtctctgttaTGTGTTTCTAGAGTGTCTACCAGAATCTCAACCATTTTAGCCAAGATTCTGATTGGCGCAACCTGGGAAACAGTCACACTTATCAAAAACACCACCCTGTCCATGGGATGCTCAGCCAGCTTTGTGCTCCTCACACTTACTGGGAACAGGGACTGGATTTTCCAGCTCCTGTGTTGCCGGAGTGGTGATGTCTACACCTGCCACGTGGACACCCCAGCCTCCAGAGCCCCTCACAGTGGAGTGGTGTAGAGGCAGTTAGTTTCTCTGGGACCCCACACGACAAATGGCAGAGCTCCCTCTGGTACTAGGTTCCCTCCTGGGGGTGTTGGCTCACACCCATCCCACCCCTTGTCTCCTGCACGTTCACCTGGTGGTGCTGCTGAGCTGGAATTCTCAGAGGACAGAGCTGCCCTTGTCTGTGAACATAATGACCTGTCGATTCCTGATGACATTCTCTTCCAGGTGTGAGGAACGTCACAACACACTGTGGGTCATTACACAAGGACTCCATCTCAGTCCCTGGGTCCTGATTGTGGGTGGCTGGCAGCATCTCTGAGGTTATGGAGGGCCGTGCTCCCGAGGGGCAGGCgtgccctcccccactccctcactGACCCACTGGGCCTGAGGAGCCCATGACAGGGCTTTCCCTCTCCTGGATGAGGTCAGAACGGAGTACCAGGCTCCCTTCATCTCCTGCAATCCAGGCTGCACTGCAGGGCATCAGGCAGGGATACTGGTGTGCGGGGACAGACAATGGTACTTGGGATTCTGCTCCCCAAGGTCAGAGTCTGAATCTGTCTGGAACACGATGCTGAGTGCTCAGAGTGTTTGTGCTGGTTTGTCATCTTCCCCAGGGTCGGCACTGTCATTCACTATAGGAGTCAAGATGGAGTGACACCCCTGGGGAAGTGGAAGGACTTGTGCTGGCTGACAGGGAGCCCTTGCTGTCTGTCTGTAGCTGTTTGCTTTTGTCTCTGCAAAAGCAAGAGGCAGGGATGGATACTGAACCAGTCTCAGAGTTTAGGGAGATATTGAAATCTGATTTTTTAGTTGAAACATAAGCCTTATCATAAGGATTAGTGGCAGAGTATATTCTGGGACATTCTTACAATTCAACATTGTCACACTGGCCCCATGCTGGAGGCTTCTTAATGAGAGGGTCAGAGTCTTCTTCCCTTCCAGTGACAGTTTCATAGAAACAGCTACTTTTCTGCACCCAGATTTCATTGGGCAATAGAATctttaattgattatttaattaaaataacagatACATCTTTTATATACAAGTTTGCTAACAAAAACCCCTGAGTCTTCGTAGGCATATACCTTGATTTATGGGTGTGCTAGACAATAACGTACTAGTCATGAGGATTTGGTCTTACCTTCAATCATATTAGTCACTGTGTCTTCTGGGGACAACGGCATTCACCAATATTCCATAGCTGcagatttcccagcctcctctgcGGTTATGTTGGGGTCATGTGACTAGTACCAGTCAATGGAACTTAAATGGGGGTGTGAGCTCTGCTTTATCTTCCTCTGGAAGCTGTTGTTGAGGTGATGGTGCACAAGATGTTGGAAACTCCATAACCTGAGTCCCTTGAGTGACTATGGAATGAATCCCCTTTATTGAGCTTAGCCACGGAGATTGAATTTTCACTGCAGTTTAAGATCGTACTGTGACATTGCCCTTCCTGACTATAATGGAATGTTTAACTGAAGGAGCAAAGTTCATAAGTCCAAAGTTCATGAGTCATTAACTTAATGAAAGTTAAGTGACGATGAATTtgtaaaaacatttgtttttcttccaccTGAAAATGTATGTATTCCCAGTGACTTATTCTAGCACACCCATAGTATTCTGTGCTTCTGTAGGGGATGCTGTCTTGATCCACCTAGATTCCTCCCTTTGGGACTGAAGAATTTATTCCCTTAGTTGCTGAGAATGTTGCTGCTGGAATTACTTTGGGTGAGAAGAGCTGTCTCACCCAATTTCACCTTATTTCCCGGGGGAACTTATGTCCAGTGACTGCCCAGTGAGGGTATAAAGGTCCTGAGCTCTGCCCTTTCTTGGCCAACTTTGAAAGGCTCTTGCAGCTTCTGCACTCCCTAGGGGTTAGGCTAAGACCTTTTTGGTGACTGCATAACAGCCCAACTTCTAAAATCCTGCTTTAATTCATGAGTCATCTTACATaattcttctttcagtttctattggaatttaaatatatttatttctgtgtgtcttcttcccTTAAGTATGGCAATGTCTCTTATCCCCCTTCCTGAAATATGAAGGTACTGGCATCACTACCCTTTGCCTTCTCATTTACCCTCCCATTTGTGAAACTGAGGTATctgcaccttttaaaaatatatattgttgaagctgaaaatattaacattctgCTGTAACAGTAATTGTCTTTGGGCTTTGAACATAGCTTAATTCTAAAAGTGGGAAAAAGTTGTTTACTACTTTATAAATATCACTTATGTAGCTAAGAATTTTAGGCTTGCCATGGAGCTGCTGTAGTAGGATCTCTTTTCAGTGATGTTCTGTGTTGAATCCACTGTTTTTTACATTCCTTGCCTTCCTATTTTCTGAATAACAACCTCACTTTACTAAGTCATACTCTTAATCAACTCCCAATAAAAACATGTGATAGGTAAATTTTAGATCCTTTTATATCTATtaatacttttattctttcttcatgcCTTATTGTGATTTTGAACAGGTGTgcatttattaatagaaaataattttcctttagaacttccacttctttctctttctcttaacgATAGAAATATCTGacagtctcattttttttctctgttcagttttattttctttactgggCCATTTTATGATCTTCCTTTAACCCCTGAGAtcctgaagttttaaaaatgatgtacttgaatcttttttcattaattttgttaaatatctgACAACCCTGCTTTATATAAAGAATTAGGtcctttataaaaggaaaagt includes these proteins:
- the LOC117016873 gene encoding HLA class II histocompatibility antigen, DQ beta 1 chain-like translates to MALWIPRGLWTAAVMVTLVVLSAPVTEGRDSPQDIVLQFKCRCYFTNGTQRVRYVTRFVYNREEFARYDSDVGEYRAVTERGRPDAEYWNSQKDVLEQTRAELDTVCRHNYELETFPILKRRVEPTVTISPSKTEVLNHHNLLVCSVTDFYPGHIKVRWFRNDQEETAGIVSTPLIRNGDWTFQILVMLETTLQRGDVYTCHVEHVSRQSPITVEWRAQSESAQSKMLSGLGGFVLGLLFLGLGLIIRHRRQKGLRGPLPGLLR